From Zingiber officinale cultivar Zhangliang chromosome 5B, Zo_v1.1, whole genome shotgun sequence, the proteins below share one genomic window:
- the LOC121987856 gene encoding pentatricopeptide repeat-containing protein At4g16470-like translates to MPLRDVVTWTSLLSSYVSAGDSPEAFHLFCQMRAEGLEVNQVTMAVLLRACYGSEDKVTGCQLQAFANKACLQSHELLQNSILSMFSRLACFEEVMKFVIIQNRSIASWNILLSSYSFIGDVSRVVKCYRKMRLEVTPSNETLTLPISAFAKCEHLPGGRESCCMMNAK, encoded by the exons ATGCCTCTTAGGGATGTGGTAACTTGGACGTCCTTGTTATCCAGCTATGTTAGCGCGGGAGACTCTCCCGAGGCCTTCCACTTGTTCTGCCAAATGCGAGCGGAGGGTCTTGAGGTGAATCAAGTCACAATGGCGGTCTTGCTTCGAGCATGCTATGGTTCCGAAGACAAGGTCACAGGGTGCCAACTACAAGCATTTGCGAACAAGGCATGCCTCCAAAGTCATGAGTTgcttcaaaattcaattttgagCATGTTCAGTAGATTGGCTTGCTTCGAAGAGGTCATGAAGTTTGTCATCATTCAAAACAGGAGCATTGCCTCTTGGAATATCCTCCTATCATCCTACTCTTTCATAGGGGATGTTTCCAGAGTAGTCAAGTGCTACAGGAAGATGAGACTAGAGGTGACTCCTAGCAATGAGACTCTAACTTTGCCCATCTCTGCATTCGCCAAGTGTGAGCATCTCCCTGGTGGAAGAGAG TCATGTTGCATGATGAATGCCAAGTGA